In one window of Paracoccus saliphilus DNA:
- a CDS encoding S41 family peptidase, whose translation MKHYLIAGLGGVLAGALFTTQIAGPLVAQEADKNSSIYEQLELFGNVFERVRADYVEAPGDKELIEAAINGMLTSLDPHSSFLSANDYEDMQTQTRGSFGGLGIEVSQEDGLVKVVSPIDDTPAAEAGVKSGDFITHVDGESLMGLNLDEAVDMMRGPVGSEITITILREGENEPFDISITRDTIKLTVVKTRIEGHAIVLRISTFNDETYDTLKVELEKAVEEAGGIDQVTGFVLDLRNNPGGLLNQAISVSDAFLDAGEIVSTRGRKPEESERWNAEEGDLAEDKPMVVLINGGSASASEIVTGALKDHRRAIVVGEKSFGKGSVQTVMPVTSDSAIRLTTALYYTPSGRSIQSLGIQPDIIVAQPQRPIDEGEDEDEPRTQSNFGRSEADLRGALNNDSISEEERKQIEEEAAEVEATAKLREEDYQLAYAVDVLKGLAAVNFTAGQVSSDSTPAATGEGAAGPDEGAASE comes from the coding sequence ATGAAACATTATCTGATCGCAGGTCTGGGGGGCGTTCTTGCCGGGGCGTTGTTCACCACCCAGATTGCCGGACCCCTGGTCGCGCAAGAGGCCGACAAGAACTCGTCGATCTACGAACAGCTGGAACTGTTCGGCAATGTGTTCGAGCGGGTGCGCGCCGATTATGTCGAGGCACCGGGAGACAAGGAACTGATCGAGGCGGCGATAAACGGCATGCTGACCTCGCTCGATCCGCATAGCTCGTTCCTGTCGGCCAATGATTACGAGGATATGCAGACCCAGACCCGCGGCAGCTTCGGCGGGCTCGGGATAGAGGTCAGCCAGGAGGATGGGCTGGTCAAGGTCGTCTCGCCCATCGACGATACTCCGGCAGCCGAGGCCGGGGTGAAATCCGGCGATTTCATCACCCATGTGGATGGCGAATCACTGATGGGGCTGAACCTGGACGAGGCCGTCGACATGATGCGCGGCCCGGTTGGCAGCGAAATCACCATTACAATTCTGCGTGAGGGCGAGAACGAACCCTTCGATATCAGCATAACGCGCGACACCATCAAACTGACCGTGGTCAAGACCCGGATCGAAGGACATGCGATCGTCCTGCGTATCTCGACCTTCAACGACGAGACTTATGACACGCTGAAGGTCGAACTCGAGAAGGCCGTGGAAGAGGCGGGCGGTATCGATCAGGTGACCGGTTTCGTGCTGGACCTGCGGAACAATCCGGGCGGGCTGCTCAACCAGGCGATCAGCGTGTCCGATGCCTTCCTCGACGCCGGGGAAATCGTGTCGACCCGTGGCCGCAAGCCCGAGGAAAGCGAGCGTTGGAACGCCGAAGAGGGCGATCTGGCAGAGGATAAACCGATGGTCGTGCTGATCAATGGCGGCTCTGCCAGCGCCTCCGAGATCGTGACCGGCGCGCTCAAGGATCATCGCCGCGCCATCGTGGTGGGCGAGAAATCCTTCGGCAAGGGCTCGGTGCAGACGGTAATGCCGGTAACTTCGGATAGTGCGATCCGGCTGACCACGGCGCTTTACTACACGCCGTCGGGGCGCTCGATCCAGTCACTGGGCATCCAGCCCGACATCATCGTGGCGCAACCACAGCGTCCGATCGACGAGGGCGAGGACGAGGACGAACCCCGCACGCAGTCCAATTTCGGCCGTTCCGAGGCCGATCTGCGCGGCGCGCTGAACAACGATTCGATCAGCGAGGAAGAGCGCAAGCAGATCGAGGAAGAAGCCGCCGAGGTCGAGGCCACCGCCAAGCTGCGCGAAGAGGATTATCAGCTGGCCTATGCCGTCGATGTCCTCAAGGGCCTGGCCGCCGTCAACTTCACCGCGGGGCAGGTATCTTCCGACAGCACACCCGCCGCGACCGGCGAAGGTGCCGCGGGCCCGGACGAAGGGGCGGCCAGCGAATGA
- a CDS encoding mechanosensitive ion channel family protein yields MEQVSPEMLDAAQGLWSRMALFFQTMLVPTRLYQLIAVIGLIGVAWAVARVVSPLLTGWLRSRENWPKWRLRLGLLIDRKLLLLVFTVLAWTVVLVMREVTWPSRSQLIALAATIATAWTGIFLLARIIANRFLRRLISWAAWIWVTLYLLGLTEPVGEFLDSVAITIGELRLSLLTVLKALMVTGLMVAGARLLSRLIAGRLSKNDDISPTMRVLTAKLLQVLLFSLAIIVGLKAVGFDLTGLAVFSGAVGVGLGFGLQKVVSNLVSGVIILLDKSIKPGDVISLGDTFGWIEELGARYVSVVTRDGKEYLIPNEDLVTGQVVNWSHSHNFVRLDVTFGASYADNPHEVSKIAIDAALGVDRVASHRKPVCWVTGFGDSSVDYVLRFWIGDATGGLTNVRGLVFLALWDAFQENGISIPFPQREVRVLNDSLALGGGGAPPDGKDFNGGD; encoded by the coding sequence ATGGAGCAGGTGAGCCCCGAAATGCTCGACGCCGCACAGGGTTTGTGGTCGCGCATGGCATTGTTTTTCCAGACCATGCTGGTGCCGACCCGCCTGTATCAGTTGATTGCCGTGATCGGGCTGATCGGGGTTGCATGGGCCGTGGCACGCGTTGTTTCGCCGCTGCTGACCGGATGGCTGCGCAGCCGTGAGAACTGGCCGAAATGGCGGCTGCGGCTCGGGCTGCTGATCGACCGCAAGCTGCTGCTGCTTGTTTTCACGGTGCTGGCATGGACCGTCGTGCTGGTCATGCGCGAGGTGACATGGCCGTCGCGCAGCCAGCTGATCGCGCTGGCCGCCACGATCGCGACCGCATGGACTGGGATTTTCCTGCTCGCCCGGATCATCGCCAACCGGTTCCTGCGCCGTCTCATCAGCTGGGCCGCATGGATCTGGGTCACGCTGTACCTGCTGGGCCTGACCGAACCGGTGGGCGAATTCCTCGACAGCGTCGCGATCACCATCGGAGAGTTGCGGCTATCGCTCCTGACCGTTCTCAAGGCGCTGATGGTGACAGGGCTGATGGTTGCCGGTGCGCGGTTGTTGTCGCGCCTGATCGCCGGGCGGCTCTCGAAGAATGACGATATCTCGCCGACCATGCGCGTGCTGACCGCCAAGCTCTTGCAGGTGCTGCTGTTTAGCCTCGCCATCATCGTCGGGCTGAAGGCGGTCGGCTTCGACCTTACGGGGCTGGCGGTGTTCTCCGGCGCGGTCGGCGTCGGGCTGGGCTTCGGGCTTCAAAAGGTCGTGTCGAATCTTGTTTCGGGCGTGATCATCCTGCTCGACAAGTCGATCAAGCCCGGGGACGTGATCAGCCTCGGCGACACGTTCGGCTGGATCGAGGAACTCGGCGCCCGCTATGTCAGCGTCGTCACCCGCGACGGCAAGGAATACCTGATCCCGAACGAGGACCTGGTCACCGGGCAGGTGGTCAACTGGTCGCATAGCCATAATTTCGTGCGCCTCGACGTCACCTTCGGCGCGTCCTACGCCGATAATCCCCATGAAGTCAGTAAGATAGCGATAGATGCGGCACTTGGAGTCGATCGCGTCGCCTCTCATCGCAAACCGGTGTGCTGGGTGACGGGGTTCGGCGACAGCTCGGTCGATTACGTGCTGCGTTTCTGGATCGGGGACGCGACGGGCGGGCTGACCAATGTGCGCGGACTGGTGTTCCTGGCCTTGTGGGACGCCTTCCAGGAGAACGGCATCTCCATCCCCTTCCCGCAGCGCGAGGTTCGTGTGCTGAACGATTCGCTCGCGCTCGGCGGGGGTGGCGCCCCGCCGGATGGAAAGGATTTTAACGGCGGTGATTGA
- a CDS encoding murein hydrolase activator EnvC family protein, translating into MSRFPCVIAVCGLLALPVFGTAAATPADEAVAEAQGAAAQLRAAMGKLDEAVTADDQVVALTEVIRGYEQGLGALRAGLRQASAREAELRSQFEAQRSRLARVLGAMTSLQQSPETALLLHPGGALASAQSGMILSDVTPGLRAEAERLQADLDEIATVRDLQANAADMLGSGLASVQEARRLLASAVTDRSTMPARFGEAPEELQQLEEAAQSLDEFAVGIDALETDIGAPMEDFEGAQGSLKLPVVGSIRRSYNEADAAGVSRPGWIIAAPPAALVTTPWPATIRYRGPLLDYGNVMIVEPAEDYLLIFAGMSQVFGEVGDVLGAGDPVGLMGGSEAPEQEFGAQFVADAARGGDAGQTETLYLELRKGTETLDPADWFVLNPVVDPGQD; encoded by the coding sequence ATGAGCCGTTTTCCCTGCGTGATAGCCGTTTGCGGGCTGCTGGCCCTGCCTGTTTTCGGGACCGCCGCCGCGACTCCCGCCGACGAAGCCGTGGCCGAGGCCCAGGGCGCGGCGGCGCAGTTGCGTGCCGCGATGGGCAAGCTGGACGAGGCGGTGACCGCCGACGACCAGGTCGTCGCCCTGACCGAGGTGATCCGCGGCTACGAGCAGGGGCTGGGCGCGCTGCGTGCCGGCTTGCGTCAGGCCAGCGCGCGCGAGGCCGAGCTGCGGTCGCAATTCGAGGCACAGCGCAGCAGGCTGGCCCGTGTGTTGGGGGCCATGACCTCCTTGCAGCAATCGCCCGAGACGGCCCTGCTCCTGCATCCGGGCGGTGCCTTGGCGAGTGCCCAATCGGGGATGATCCTCTCGGATGTGACGCCGGGCCTGCGCGCCGAGGCAGAGCGGTTGCAGGCCGATCTGGACGAAATCGCGACGGTGCGCGATTTGCAGGCCAATGCGGCGGATATGCTGGGCAGCGGGCTTGCCTCGGTGCAGGAGGCGCGGCGGCTTCTGGCCAGTGCCGTGACCGACCGCTCGACCATGCCGGCGCGGTTCGGCGAAGCGCCCGAAGAACTGCAACAGCTCGAGGAAGCGGCACAGAGCCTCGATGAATTCGCCGTTGGCATCGACGCGCTGGAAACCGATATCGGTGCTCCGATGGAGGATTTCGAGGGCGCGCAGGGCAGCCTGAAACTGCCGGTGGTTGGCTCGATCCGGCGATCCTACAACGAGGCCGACGCGGCAGGCGTCAGCCGTCCCGGTTGGATCATCGCCGCGCCGCCCGCCGCGCTGGTGACCACCCCCTGGCCCGCGACGATTCGATATCGCGGGCCCTTGCTTGATTACGGCAATGTGATGATTGTCGAACCCGCAGAGGATTATCTTCTGATATTCGCAGGCATGTCGCAGGTCTTCGGAGAGGTCGGCGATGTGCTGGGCGCGGGCGATCCGGTGGGGCTGATGGGCGGCTCCGAGGCGCCGGAACAGGAATTCGGGGCGCAATTCGTCGCCGATGCAGCGCGTGGAGGGGATGCAGGGCAGACCGAAACCCTGTATCTGGAATTGCGCAAGGGGACGGAAACACTGGACCCGGCGGACTGGTTCGTGCTGAATCCGGTTGTCGATCCAGGACAGGACTGA
- the gpmI gene encoding 2,3-bisphosphoglycerate-independent phosphoglycerate mutase — translation MTKPVILCILDGWGISDRPEQSAPDQADTPNFDRLMRDCPHARLTTFGPDVGLPSGQMGNSEVGHTNIGAGRVVAMDLGQIDLAIEDESFFRNRALTDFIDRLKQTAGTAHLMGVISDGGVHGHIAHVLAAARAIADAGVPVVIHAITDGRDVPPRSAGEFIAELQDKLPEGARIGTVIGRYFAMDRDKRWDRVERAFRAMVAGQGEDAASAAEAVATAHARGESDEFIQPFVIDGYNGALDGDGFFCLNFRADRAREILSALADPEFAEFDTGDRPEWSAMLGMVDYSDRHNDFMTAAYPKQQVVNTLGAWVASKGLRQFRLAETEKYPHVTFFLNGGKEVPEPGEDRFMPQSPKVATYDLAPEMAAEEVSDKLVEAIGAGYDLIVVNYANPDMVGHTGSLDAAKRACAAVDKGLGRMLKALDTAGGAAVICADHGNCETMIDPESGGPHTAHTLNPVPVIVYNGPAAAQLRDGRLADLAPTVLDLMGLEQPAEMTGESLIVTA, via the coding sequence ATGACGAAACCCGTGATCCTGTGCATTCTCGACGGTTGGGGAATATCGGACCGCCCCGAACAAAGCGCACCCGATCAGGCCGACACCCCCAATTTCGACCGCCTGATGCGCGATTGCCCGCATGCGCGGCTGACGACATTCGGGCCGGATGTGGGCCTGCCTTCCGGGCAGATGGGCAATTCCGAGGTCGGGCATACCAATATCGGCGCGGGCCGGGTCGTGGCGATGGATCTGGGGCAGATCGATCTCGCCATCGAGGATGAAAGCTTCTTCCGGAACCGGGCGCTGACAGATTTCATCGACCGGCTGAAACAGACTGCCGGCACCGCCCATCTCATGGGGGTGATCTCGGATGGCGGGGTGCATGGCCATATCGCCCATGTCCTTGCCGCGGCGCGGGCAATCGCGGATGCAGGGGTGCCGGTGGTGATCCACGCGATCACCGATGGGCGCGACGTGCCGCCGCGCTCGGCCGGGGAATTCATCGCTGAATTGCAGGACAAGTTGCCCGAGGGCGCGCGGATCGGCACGGTGATCGGGCGTTATTTCGCCATGGACCGCGACAAGCGTTGGGACCGGGTCGAACGGGCCTTCCGCGCCATGGTTGCCGGGCAGGGCGAGGATGCGGCAAGCGCCGCCGAGGCGGTGGCAACGGCCCACGCACGGGGAGAGAGCGACGAATTCATCCAGCCCTTCGTGATCGACGGCTATAATGGCGCTTTGGATGGCGACGGGTTCTTCTGCCTCAATTTCCGTGCCGACCGGGCGCGAGAGATCCTCTCGGCGCTGGCCGATCCGGAATTCGCCGAATTCGATACCGGTGATCGGCCGGAATGGTCGGCCATGCTGGGCATGGTCGATTACAGCGACCGGCATAACGATTTCATGACCGCCGCCTATCCCAAGCAGCAGGTCGTCAATACCCTGGGGGCCTGGGTTGCCTCGAAGGGGTTGCGGCAGTTCCGGCTGGCCGAGACCGAGAAATACCCGCATGTGACCTTCTTCCTGAATGGCGGCAAGGAAGTGCCCGAGCCGGGCGAGGATCGTTTCATGCCCCAAAGCCCCAAGGTGGCGACCTATGACCTCGCCCCCGAGATGGCCGCCGAAGAGGTCAGCGACAAGCTGGTCGAGGCGATCGGGGCGGGCTACGACCTGATCGTGGTGAATTACGCCAATCCCGACATGGTCGGCCATACCGGCAGCCTCGATGCCGCCAAGCGCGCCTGCGCTGCCGTGGACAAGGGGCTGGGCCGGATGCTGAAGGCGCTGGATACGGCGGGGGGCGCGGCAGTCATCTGCGCCGATCACGGCAATTGCGAAACCATGATCGACCCTGAATCCGGCGGGCCGCATACCGCCCATACGCTCAACCCCGTGCCGGTCATCGTCTATAACGGCCCCGCTGCCGCGCAACTGCGCGACGGGCGGCTGGCCGATCTGGCCCCGACCGTGCTGGACCTGATGGGGCTGGAGCAACCCGCCGAGATGACCGGCGAAAGCCTGATCGTGACCGCATGA
- the leuC gene encoding 3-isopropylmalate dehydratase large subunit, with protein MTIPETAPRTLYDKIWDAHVVDRSEDGTCLLYIDRHLVHEVTSPQAFEGLRLTGRTVRAPERTIAVPDHNVPTTLDRQNGIDNEESRIQVDALDRNAREFGVHYYPVNDVRQGIVHIVGPEQGWTLPGMTVVCGDSHTATHGAFGALAHGIGTSEVEHVLATQTLIQSKSKNMKVEITGRLAPGVTAKDVVLAIIGKTGTAGGTGHVIEYCGEAIRNLSMEGRMTICNMAIEGGARAGLIAPDETTFEYVRGRAHAPKGAQWEAALAWWKTLHSDDEAHWDKVITLRGEDIAPTVTWGTSPEDALPITAHVPSPEDFSGGKVDAAKRALDYMGLTAGTKLTDIAIDAVFIGSCTNGRIEDLRAAADVLRGRKLADGVRGMVVPGSGLVRAQAEEEGLDQIFKDAGFEWRLAGCSMCLGMNPDQLAPQERCAATSNRNFEGRQGYKGRTHLMSPAMAAAAGVTGHLVDIREFTSETV; from the coding sequence ATGACGATTCCCGAAACCGCCCCGCGGACATTGTATGACAAGATCTGGGACGCCCATGTCGTCGATCGTTCCGAGGACGGCACCTGCCTGCTCTATATCGACCGCCACCTGGTCCACGAGGTGACCAGCCCGCAGGCCTTCGAGGGGCTGCGCTTGACGGGCCGCACGGTCCGCGCCCCCGAACGCACCATCGCCGTGCCCGATCACAACGTGCCCACGACGCTGGACCGCCAGAACGGCATCGACAACGAGGAATCCCGTATCCAGGTCGATGCGCTGGACAGGAATGCCCGTGAGTTCGGCGTGCATTACTATCCGGTCAACGATGTCCGGCAGGGCATCGTGCATATCGTCGGACCCGAGCAGGGCTGGACCCTGCCCGGCATGACTGTGGTCTGCGGCGACAGCCACACCGCAACGCATGGCGCATTCGGCGCGCTCGCCCATGGCATCGGCACCTCCGAGGTCGAGCATGTGCTGGCCACGCAGACGCTGATCCAGTCGAAGTCGAAGAACATGAAGGTCGAGATCACCGGCCGTCTCGCCCCCGGCGTCACCGCCAAGGACGTGGTGCTGGCGATCATCGGCAAGACCGGCACGGCGGGCGGCACCGGCCATGTCATCGAATATTGCGGCGAGGCGATCCGCAACCTGTCGATGGAAGGCCGCATGACGATCTGCAACATGGCCATCGAGGGCGGCGCCCGGGCCGGGCTGATCGCGCCGGACGAGACCACCTTCGAATATGTCAGGGGCCGGGCTCATGCCCCCAAGGGCGCCCAATGGGAAGCCGCGCTGGCATGGTGGAAGACGCTGCATTCCGATGACGAGGCGCATTGGGACAAGGTCATCACGCTGCGGGGCGAGGATATCGCACCGACTGTGACCTGGGGCACCAGCCCCGAGGATGCGCTGCCGATCACCGCGCATGTCCCCTCCCCCGAGGATTTCTCGGGCGGCAAGGTCGATGCGGCGAAGCGGGCGCTGGATTACATGGGGCTGACCGCCGGGACGAAGCTGACCGATATCGCCATTGACGCGGTCTTCATCGGTTCCTGCACCAATGGCCGGATCGAGGATTTGCGCGCGGCCGCCGATGTGCTGCGCGGGCGCAAGCTGGCCGATGGTGTGCGCGGGATGGTCGTCCCCGGCTCGGGGCTCGTGAGGGCGCAGGCCGAGGAGGAAGGGCTGGACCAGATCTTCAAGGACGCAGGATTCGAATGGCGGCTGGCCGGATGCTCGATGTGCCTGGGCATGAACCCGGACCAGCTTGCACCGCAGGAACGCTGCGCCGCCACCTCGAACCGCAATTTCGAGGGGCGGCAGGGCTACAAGGGCCGAACCCATCTGATGTCGCCAGCCATGGCGGCGGCGGCCGGGGTGACGGGCCATCTGGTCGATATCCGCGAATTCACGTCCGAAACCGTCTGA
- the leuD gene encoding 3-isopropylmalate dehydratase small subunit, which produces MDKFTTLTGIAAPMPLVNIDTDMIIPKQFLKTIKRTGLGVNLFDEMRYDRDGNELPEFVLNQPAYRDAEILVAGENFGCGSSREHAPWALLDFGIRCVISTSFADIFFNNCFKNGILPIALPQDAVDALMDDARKGANARMIVDLENQTVSTSDGQSFGFEIDPFRKHCLLNGLDDIGLTMEKAESIGSFEAQMEQARPWV; this is translated from the coding sequence ATGGATAAATTCACCACCCTGACCGGGATCGCGGCGCCCATGCCGCTGGTCAATATCGACACCGATATGATTATCCCCAAGCAGTTCCTGAAAACCATCAAGCGCACCGGACTGGGCGTGAACCTGTTCGACGAGATGCGCTATGATCGCGACGGCAACGAACTGCCGGAATTCGTGTTGAACCAGCCCGCCTACCGGGACGCAGAGATCCTTGTCGCCGGGGAAAATTTCGGCTGCGGCTCTTCGCGCGAGCATGCGCCCTGGGCATTGCTGGATTTCGGCATCCGTTGCGTGATCTCGACCAGCTTCGCCGATATCTTCTTCAACAACTGCTTCAAGAACGGCATCCTGCCGATCGCCCTGCCGCAGGACGCGGTGGACGCGCTGATGGATGACGCGCGCAAGGGCGCCAATGCCCGGATGATCGTCGATCTGGAGAACCAGACGGTCAGCACCTCGGACGGCCAGAGCTTCGGCTTCGAGATCGATCCCTTCCGCAAGCATTGCCTGTTGAACGGGCTGGACGATATCGGGCTGACCATGGAAAAGGCCGAAAGCATCGGCAGCTTCGAGGCCCAGATGGAACAGGCCCGCCCCTGGGTCTGA
- the rlmH gene encoding 23S rRNA (pseudouridine(1915)-N(3))-methyltransferase RlmH produces the protein MRIDIAAVGRLRKGPEAAMVADYLDRFARTGRGLGLSPIRVIEVEDKRGTGMAAEAELLSRAIPAGAVLVMLDERGEQPTSPDFARRIAAFRDRARDLCFVIGGADGLDPALRARADWQISFGRMVWPHMLVRVMLAEQLYRAATILAGSPYHRD, from the coding sequence ATGCGCATCGACATCGCCGCCGTGGGGCGGCTCCGCAAGGGCCCCGAGGCGGCGATGGTCGCCGATTATCTCGACCGCTTTGCCAGGACCGGGCGCGGGCTTGGCCTGTCGCCCATCCGGGTCATCGAGGTCGAGGATAAGCGCGGCACCGGCATGGCCGCCGAGGCCGAGCTTTTGTCGCGCGCGATCCCCGCAGGCGCGGTGCTGGTCATGCTGGACGAGCGGGGAGAACAGCCGACATCGCCGGATTTCGCGCGCCGGATCGCCGCCTTCCGCGACCGGGCCCGCGATCTCTGTTTCGTGATCGGTGGGGCAGATGGCCTCGATCCGGCCCTGCGCGCCCGCGCCGACTGGCAGATCAGCTTCGGCAGGATGGTCTGGCCGCATATGCTGGTGCGGGTGATGCTCGCCGAACAGCTATACCGTGCGGCAACCATCCTCGCGGGCAGCCCCTATCACCGTGACTGA
- a CDS encoding RNA pyrophosphohydrolase produces MTEALTPGGLPYRPCAGVVLVNPDGLVFAGQRIDSQGAWQMPQGGIDKGETPAQAALRELTEETGVSADRVEMLEEAPDWVFYDLPPELLGKVWKGKFGGQKQKWFLLRFLGDDSDIRIDTDHPEFDRWCWMQPDDLITHIVPFKRDVYRQVFALFGDRLAAGGSQG; encoded by the coding sequence ATGACCGAGGCCCTGACGCCGGGCGGTTTGCCCTACCGGCCCTGCGCGGGCGTCGTGCTGGTGAATCCCGATGGGCTGGTCTTTGCGGGCCAGCGCATCGATTCCCAGGGGGCATGGCAGATGCCGCAGGGCGGGATCGACAAGGGCGAAACGCCCGCTCAGGCCGCCTTGCGCGAATTGACCGAGGAAACCGGAGTCAGTGCCGACCGCGTCGAGATGCTGGAGGAGGCCCCGGATTGGGTCTTCTACGATCTGCCGCCGGAATTGCTCGGCAAGGTCTGGAAGGGCAAGTTTGGCGGGCAAAAGCAGAAATGGTTCCTGCTGCGCTTTCTGGGCGATGACAGCGATATCCGCATCGATACCGATCACCCGGAATTCGACCGTTGGTGCTGGATGCAGCCGGATGATCTGATCACCCATATTGTGCCTTTCAAGCGCGATGTTTACCGGCAGGTCTTCGCGCTGTTCGGCGATCGCCTTGCTGCAGGCGGCTCGCAGGGATAG
- the cobO gene encoding cob(I)yrinic acid a,c-diamide adenosyltransferase, whose translation MSKIKAARDRMMAGKTGEKGLVIVHTGPGKGKSSSGFGMIMRCIGHEMPCAVVQFIKGSRDTGERRLLETHFPHLCQFHAMGEGFTWETQDKRGDIAAAEAAWARAQDLIRDPEIRMVLLDEINIAFRYGYLDPMAVIEFLAAEKPPMTHVVMTGRNAPPELIELADLVSEIAVVKHPFRDGIKAQQGVEF comes from the coding sequence ATGTCCAAGATCAAGGCGGCCCGTGACCGGATGATGGCCGGAAAGACCGGCGAAAAGGGGCTGGTGATCGTCCATACCGGACCGGGCAAGGGCAAATCCAGTTCCGGTTTCGGCATGATCATGCGCTGTATCGGCCACGAGATGCCCTGTGCCGTTGTGCAATTCATCAAGGGCAGCCGCGACACGGGTGAGCGTCGCCTGCTCGAGACGCATTTCCCGCATCTCTGCCAGTTCCACGCGATGGGAGAGGGTTTCACTTGGGAAACGCAAGATAAACGTGGCGATATCGCCGCGGCAGAGGCCGCATGGGCCAGGGCGCAAGACCTGATCCGCGACCCCGAGATCCGCATGGTGCTGCTGGACGAGATCAATATCGCCTTCCGCTATGGCTACCTGGACCCGATGGCGGTGATCGAGTTTCTGGCCGCCGAGAAACCGCCGATGACCCATGTCGTGATGACCGGGCGCAACGCCCCGCCCGAGCTGATCGAGCTGGCCGATCTGGTCAGCGAGATCGCGGTGGTCAAGCATCCCTTCCGCGACGGCATCAAGGCGCAGCAGGGGGTAGAGTTCTGA
- the flhB gene encoding flagellar type III secretion system protein FlhB: MSEDKKDDKPFEPSERKLQKAREDGDVPRSTEVNVLAMYIGSWLVLAVGAGFAVTQWMAMAARGMGAEDWPVGFAFALASSLGRYAGLALFGLLLVPVAAILLALIAQRGLVFSAKKLAFDPKRLNPVKNAAQKFGGSGLVTFGISLLKAMLICLGGWYLFASLLDRLASSALGADAQWIAWLGELLGKVLMMAIAISAVFAVIDLLWKRQEHLRKHRMTRKEVDDEQKDSEGDPHLKAARRQRAVDIAMKQMLADVARADVVIVNPTHYAVALEWKRGSGRAPVCLAKGTDDVAARIRDRAREHKVPVYSDPPCARALHATVQIGEEIRRENFAAVAIAIRFAENMRKKAREGW; this comes from the coding sequence ATGAGCGAAGACAAGAAAGACGACAAGCCGTTCGAGCCAAGCGAGCGAAAGCTGCAAAAGGCCCGCGAGGATGGCGACGTTCCCCGCTCGACCGAGGTGAACGTGCTGGCCATGTATATCGGATCATGGCTGGTCCTTGCGGTCGGTGCGGGTTTTGCCGTGACGCAATGGATGGCGATGGCCGCGCGCGGGATGGGTGCCGAGGACTGGCCGGTGGGTTTCGCCTTTGCCCTGGCGTCGTCGCTTGGCCGGTATGCCGGGCTCGCGCTTTTCGGTTTGCTGCTGGTGCCGGTCGCGGCGATCCTGCTGGCGCTGATCGCGCAGCGCGGGCTGGTCTTCTCTGCCAAGAAGCTTGCCTTCGATCCCAAGCGCCTGAACCCGGTCAAGAATGCCGCGCAGAAATTCGGCGGGTCGGGATTGGTGACCTTCGGCATCTCGCTGCTCAAGGCCATGCTGATCTGTCTGGGCGGCTGGTACCTGTTCGCCTCGCTTCTCGATCGGCTCGCCTCCAGCGCCTTGGGTGCGGATGCGCAATGGATTGCCTGGCTGGGGGAGTTGCTGGGAAAGGTGCTGATGATGGCCATCGCCATATCGGCGGTTTTCGCGGTGATCGATTTGCTCTGGAAACGGCAGGAACATCTGCGCAAGCATCGCATGACCCGCAAGGAGGTCGATGACGAGCAGAAGGATTCCGAGGGCGACCCGCATCTCAAGGCCGCGCGCCGCCAGCGGGCGGTCGATATCGCGATGAAACAGATGCTGGCCGATGTCGCCCGCGCCGATGTCGTCATCGTCAACCCGACCCATTACGCCGTGGCATTGGAATGGAAGCGCGGCAGCGGTCGGGCGCCGGTCTGCCTGGCCAAGGGAACCGATGACGTGGCCGCCCGCATCCGCGACCGGGCGCGCGAACACAAGGTGCCGGTCTATTCCGATCCGCCCTGCGCGCGTGCGCTGCATGCCACCGTCCAGATCGGGGAAGAGATCCGGCGCGAGAATTTCGCGGCGGTCGCCATCGCCATCCGCTTTGCCGAAAATATGCGCAAGAAGGCGCGCGAGGGATGGTGA
- the rsfS gene encoding ribosome silencing factor, whose amino-acid sequence MSQDVSPASTPAATAAGNQLSSEQLLSRILSSLEDDKAEDVVTIDLRGRSAMADHMVIASGRSARQVGAIAEKLAERFKQATGRTARIEGKDTGDWVLIDTDDVIVHVFRPEVRDFYQLEKMWMPADALSRVREASSRPQ is encoded by the coding sequence CTGTCACAAGACGTCTCGCCGGCCTCCACGCCGGCTGCGACCGCCGCGGGAAACCAGCTGAGCAGCGAACAGCTGCTGTCCCGCATCCTGTCCTCGCTGGAAGATGACAAGGCAGAGGACGTCGTTACGATCGACCTGCGCGGACGGTCGGCCATGGCGGATCACATGGTGATCGCATCGGGCCGCAGCGCGCGCCAGGTGGGGGCCATCGCCGAGAAACTGGCCGAACGCTTCAAGCAGGCAACCGGACGGACTGCCCGGATAGAGGGCAAGGATACCGGCGATTGGGTGCTGATCGACACCGATGATGTCATCGTCCATGTCTTCCGCCCCGAGGTCCGCGACTTCTACCAGCTCGAGAAGATGTGGATGCCCGCCGACGCGCTCAGCCGCGTGCGCGAGGCCAGCTCCCGCCCGCAATAG